In Urechidicola croceus, a single window of DNA contains:
- a CDS encoding DUF6970 domain-containing protein translates to MKIKFVLILITITLFQNCNENDEPINPPCIENIIISIQEQDVWNPPAKIYSYRYDNQFVFFIPQRCCDIPSQLLDENCNFICSPDGGIIGSGDGECPDFFDNRTDEYLLWEDDRE, encoded by the coding sequence ATGAAAATAAAATTTGTTTTAATTCTAATAACAATAACACTTTTTCAAAATTGTAATGAAAACGACGAGCCTATCAACCCTCCTTGTATTGAAAATATAATTATCTCAATACAAGAGCAAGATGTTTGGAATCCTCCTGCTAAAATATATAGTTATAGATACGATAATCAATTTGTTTTTTTTATTCCTCAAAGATGTTGTGATATACCTAGTCAATTATTAGATGAAAATTGTAATTTTATTTGCTCACCTGATGGAGGAATTATTGGAAGTGGTGATGGTGAATGCCCTGATTTTTTCGACAATCGTACAGATGAGTATTTGCTATGGGAAGACGATAGAGAATAA
- a CDS encoding DUF721 domain-containing protein — protein MAKRENEYHSMKDLMKVVIQQNNLSKGLQKMDVREAWGKLMGNGVMSYTESVELQNKTLIVRLKSSVLREELTYGKDKIIKMINEEMGGDIVAKLMLV, from the coding sequence ATGGCAAAAAGAGAGAATGAATATCATAGTATGAAAGATCTTATGAAAGTTGTGATTCAACAAAACAATTTAAGTAAAGGTCTTCAAAAAATGGATGTTCGTGAAGCGTGGGGTAAATTGATGGGTAACGGTGTAATGTCTTATACCGAAAGTGTAGAGTTACAGAATAAAACATTAATCGTACGATTGAAATCTTCAGTGTTGAGAGAAGAGTTAACGTATGGAAAAGATAAGATTATCAAGATGATTAATGAAGAAATGGGTGGGGATATAGTTGCTAAATTGATGCTTGTATAG
- the recF gene encoding DNA replication/repair protein RecF (All proteins in this family for which functions are known are DNA-binding proteins that assist the filamentation of RecA onto DNA for the initiation of recombination or recombinational repair.): protein MYLQKLSLLNFKNFESQSFDFQSKINCFVGNNGIGKTNVLDAIYYLSFGKSYFNPIATQNIRHNQEFFMIEGEYNINNRSDKVICSLRRGQKKVIKRNDKEYEKFSDHIGYLPLVIISPADRDLIIEGSDTRRKFIDGVISQSDSSYLKTLINYNKVLMQRNSLLKYFAANRTFDELNLKVYDEQLETYGTIIHEKRKEFLTQFTPIFIDRYKSISNGKEQVNLGYKSQMNDGSLIDLLTQSLAKDRLLQYTSVGVHKDDLFFEIDNYPIKKFGSQGQQKSFLIALKLAQFDFIKNLAKVRPILLLDDIFDKLDANRVSQIIDLVNQDDFGQLFISDTHADRTEEVVKKTNQSYQIFRL, encoded by the coding sequence ATGTATTTACAAAAATTATCACTTTTAAATTTTAAAAATTTCGAATCTCAATCGTTTGATTTTCAGAGTAAAATAAATTGTTTTGTTGGGAATAATGGAATAGGAAAAACAAATGTTTTAGATGCAATTTATTATCTTTCCTTTGGGAAAAGTTACTTTAATCCTATAGCAACTCAAAATATTAGGCACAATCAGGAGTTTTTTATGATTGAAGGAGAATACAATATTAATAATAGAAGTGATAAAGTAATTTGTAGTTTAAGGCGTGGTCAGAAAAAGGTTATAAAAAGAAATGATAAGGAATATGAGAAGTTTTCTGATCATATTGGGTATTTACCTTTGGTAATTATTTCTCCAGCTGATAGAGATTTAATAATAGAAGGAAGTGATACAAGACGTAAATTTATCGACGGTGTAATTTCTCAATCGGATTCATCATATTTAAAAACACTTATTAATTATAATAAAGTGTTAATGCAGCGTAACTCATTATTAAAATATTTTGCTGCTAACCGAACTTTTGATGAATTAAATTTAAAGGTTTATGACGAGCAATTAGAGACTTATGGTACCATAATTCACGAGAAAAGAAAAGAGTTTTTAACTCAATTTACTCCAATTTTTATTGATAGGTATAAGTCAATTTCAAATGGTAAAGAACAAGTTAATCTAGGTTATAAAAGTCAAATGAATGATGGTTCACTAATTGATTTACTAACACAGAGTTTAGCTAAAGATAGATTGTTACAATATACTAGTGTTGGTGTTCATAAGGATGATTTGTTTTTTGAAATAGATAACTATCCTATTAAAAAATTTGGTAGTCAAGGTCAACAAAAATCGTTTTTAATTGCTTTAAAATTGGCACAGTTTGATTTTATAAAAAACCTTGCAAAAGTGAGACCTATATTATTATTAGATGATATTTTTGATAAGTTGGATGCAAATCGAGTTTCTCAAATTATTGATTTGGTCAATCAAGATGATTTCGGACAATTATTTATAAGTGATACACATGCTGATAGGACAGAAGAAGTAGTTAAAAAGACAAATCAATCGTATCAAATTTTTAGATTATAA
- a CDS encoding tetratricopeptide repeat protein: MATYKKRGNKKVKNEVGDIKTAIEENSTTAEVFNTLDETASRSEEWVIKNQKNIFIVLGLIVASILGYLAYQNLVSEPNEKVAANELAFPKKYFEQANAANVAKDSLYTLGLEGGEGKFGFIDIADEFSGTKAGNLANYYAGISYLKMKNYQDAIEYLDKFSSEDDILGPVAKGAIGDAFSDLEQYDSALEYYEAAANLRDNDFSTPLFLFKAANMALDLGKSDKALAMFERIKNSYPKSEEAKNIDIYINKAKYAN; the protein is encoded by the coding sequence ATGGCAACTTATAAAAAAAGAGGAAACAAAAAAGTTAAAAATGAAGTCGGAGATATAAAAACGGCTATTGAGGAGAATAGTACTACGGCTGAAGTATTTAATACTTTAGACGAAACTGCTTCAAGATCGGAAGAATGGGTTATAAAAAACCAAAAAAACATTTTTATTGTTCTTGGATTAATTGTTGCTAGTATATTAGGATATTTAGCATACCAAAATCTAGTATCTGAACCTAATGAAAAAGTTGCTGCAAATGAATTAGCATTTCCTAAAAAATATTTTGAACAAGCTAACGCTGCAAATGTTGCTAAAGATTCATTATATACTTTAGGTCTTGAAGGTGGTGAAGGAAAATTTGGTTTTATTGACATTGCAGATGAATTTTCTGGTACTAAAGCTGGAAACTTAGCAAACTATTATGCTGGTATTTCTTATTTAAAAATGAAAAACTACCAAGATGCAATAGAATATTTAGATAAATTTTCTTCAGAAGATGATATTTTAGGTCCTGTTGCTAAAGGCGCTATTGGAGATGCATTTTCTGATTTAGAACAATATGATAGTGCTCTTGAATATTATGAAGCCGCTGCAAATCTTAGAGATAATGATTTTTCAACTCCTTTATTTTTATTCAAAGCTGCAAATATGGCTTTAGATTTAGGTAAATCTGACAAAGCTTTGGCAATGTTTGAACGAATTAAAAATTCATACCCAAAATCTGAAGAAGCAAAAAATATTGACATCTATATCAATAAAGCAAAATACGCAAACTAA
- the ribH gene encoding 6,7-dimethyl-8-ribityllumazine synthase, producing MATTNLSNYDKTTIPNAKNLRFGIVVSEWNEIITENLFKGAYDTLVENGALPENIIRWNVPGSFELIFGCKKLLENQEVDAVIAIGTVIQGETKHFDFVCDGVTQGIKDLNIKYKVPTIFCVLTDNTMQQSIDRSGGKHGNKGVECAIAAIKMANL from the coding sequence ATGGCTACAACTAATTTATCAAATTACGATAAAACAACAATCCCAAATGCGAAAAACCTTCGGTTTGGGATTGTTGTTTCAGAATGGAATGAAATTATAACTGAAAACTTATTTAAAGGTGCATACGATACATTAGTTGAAAATGGTGCGTTACCTGAAAACATTATTAGATGGAATGTTCCTGGAAGTTTTGAATTAATTTTTGGTTGTAAAAAATTACTTGAAAATCAAGAAGTTGATGCTGTTATTGCAATAGGTACTGTAATACAAGGTGAAACAAAACATTTTGATTTTGTATGTGATGGTGTAACCCAAGGTATTAAGGATTTAAACATTAAATATAAAGTGCCAACAATTTTTTGTGTATTAACTGACAACACAATGCAACAGTCCATTGACCGATCTGGCGGAAAACATGGTAATAAAGGTGTAGAATGTGCTATTGCTGCTATTAAAATGGCAAACCTATAG
- the mutL gene encoding DNA mismatch repair endonuclease MutL, translating into MTDIIQLLPDHVANQIAAGEVVQRPASVVKELLENAIDAGATSIKLLIKDAGKSLIQVIDNGKGMSETDARFCFERHATSKIRTAEDLFNLQTKGFRGEALASIAAIAHVELKTKQALQELGTHIKIEGSSIVSQDLITTPKGTSIAVKNLFYNIPARRNFLKSNQVETRHIIDEFQRVALVHSTIEFSMYHNDNEVYRLNSCNLRQRIVSILGKKTNEKLVPINEKTDVLTLSGFVSKPEFSKKKRGEQFFFVNDRFIKNSYLHHALVSAFDGLLAGGYHPSYFLYLTVPPSTIDINIHPTKTEIKFDNEKILYAIIRSTVKHSLGQYNITPALDFNRDSTLDVPYDYKDVKSSKEPKITINPNFNPFKAETQKTIQFPFKRDSKPQEWESLYTDIEAIDVKNIEVESEIINNQLFENEISIAKTHQVHRKYIVSTIKSGIIFINQNLAHQRILYEEYLESITVKEAMSQQLLFPLEIGFSKDDIQLIKEIQLDLESTGFLFDKIEKETIVVKGIPTTISESQVTIIIEQLLDDIKHEIPETSFSQLDVMAKSLAKSLAIKSGSKLTIKEQESIVEQLFLCKEPNHSPFGKPTFISMELEEIDKKFGI; encoded by the coding sequence ATGACTGACATCATTCAACTTTTACCTGACCACGTAGCAAATCAAATTGCTGCTGGAGAGGTCGTTCAACGTCCAGCATCTGTAGTAAAAGAATTACTTGAAAACGCAATTGATGCAGGAGCAACTTCAATCAAACTTTTGATTAAAGATGCTGGAAAATCACTAATTCAAGTTATTGACAATGGAAAAGGAATGAGTGAAACTGACGCTCGTTTTTGTTTTGAGCGACATGCTACCTCAAAGATTCGTACTGCCGAAGATTTATTTAATTTACAAACTAAAGGTTTTAGAGGAGAAGCATTAGCATCAATTGCAGCAATTGCTCATGTTGAATTAAAAACAAAACAAGCATTACAAGAATTAGGAACACATATTAAAATTGAAGGTAGTTCAATTGTCTCACAAGATTTAATTACGACTCCTAAAGGAACTTCAATTGCTGTTAAAAATTTATTTTACAATATACCAGCAAGAAGAAATTTTCTAAAATCAAATCAAGTAGAAACTCGTCACATTATAGATGAATTTCAACGAGTAGCATTAGTACACTCTACTATTGAATTTTCAATGTATCATAATGATAATGAAGTATATCGATTAAATTCATGTAATTTAAGACAGCGTATTGTTTCTATTTTAGGAAAAAAAACAAATGAGAAACTTGTTCCTATTAATGAAAAAACGGATGTTCTAACATTATCTGGTTTTGTTTCTAAACCAGAGTTTTCAAAGAAAAAAAGAGGTGAGCAATTTTTCTTTGTTAATGACAGGTTTATAAAAAACTCTTATTTGCATCATGCACTAGTAAGTGCATTTGATGGTTTATTGGCAGGTGGATATCATCCATCATATTTTTTATATTTAACTGTACCACCAAGTACTATTGATATCAATATTCATCCTACTAAAACAGAAATAAAATTTGACAATGAAAAAATACTTTATGCAATTATTAGGTCAACTGTAAAACATAGTTTAGGACAATACAATATTACACCTGCACTCGATTTTAATCGTGATTCAACTTTAGATGTTCCTTATGATTATAAAGATGTAAAAAGTTCAAAAGAGCCAAAAATTACGATTAACCCAAATTTTAATCCATTTAAGGCTGAAACTCAAAAAACAATACAATTTCCATTTAAACGTGATTCCAAACCACAAGAGTGGGAAAGTTTATATACAGATATTGAAGCAATAGATGTTAAAAATATTGAAGTCGAATCTGAAATAATAAATAATCAATTATTTGAAAATGAAATTTCGATTGCTAAGACTCATCAAGTTCATAGAAAATATATAGTTAGTACAATAAAATCTGGGATAATTTTTATCAATCAAAATTTGGCTCATCAACGAATTCTTTATGAAGAATATCTAGAAAGTATTACCGTTAAAGAAGCTATGAGTCAACAACTACTTTTTCCACTTGAAATTGGGTTTAGTAAAGATGATATACAATTAATTAAAGAAATTCAACTTGATTTAGAAAGTACAGGTTTTTTATTTGATAAAATTGAAAAGGAAACTATTGTAGTTAAAGGAATTCCAACTACTATTAGTGAAAGTCAAGTTACGATAATTATAGAACAATTATTGGATGATATAAAACATGAAATTCCAGAAACTAGTTTTAGTCAGTTAGATGTTATGGCAAAAAGCTTGGCAAAAAGTCTTGCTATAAAAAGTGGATCTAAATTAACTATTAAAGAACAAGAAAGTATTGTTGAACAATTGTTTCTATGCAAAGAACCAAATCATTCACCATTTGGAAAACCAACTTTCATTTCAATGGAGTTGGAAGAAATCGATAAAAAATTTGGAATATGA
- a CDS encoding rhomboid family intramembrane serine protease encodes MNRITEGVKHLIIINVIVFIITFVLKMNIGNELALYFPENGNFGFWQYLTHMFVHGSPMHIIFNMYGLWAFGTPLEQMWGRNKFLFFYFSAGLGAGIIYTLANYYQFNSIQDQLVNIGMSSGQIQDLLINGSYNESILQNISTEKLTEIYSLYNTPAVGASGAVYGVLVAFGMSFPNAKLALIFFPVPIAAKYFIPLIILGDLFFGVTKYSVGNIAHFAHIGGALIGLIIMLFWRNNQFKRWDK; translated from the coding sequence ATGAATAGAATTACAGAAGGAGTTAAACATTTAATTATAATTAATGTTATTGTGTTCATAATAACTTTTGTTCTTAAAATGAACATTGGTAATGAATTAGCATTATACTTTCCTGAAAACGGAAATTTTGGATTTTGGCAATACCTTACTCACATGTTTGTACATGGAAGTCCAATGCATATTATTTTTAACATGTATGGCTTATGGGCGTTTGGTACTCCATTAGAACAAATGTGGGGAAGAAATAAATTTTTATTCTTTTATTTTTCGGCTGGTTTAGGTGCAGGAATTATTTATACACTTGCCAATTATTACCAATTTAATTCTATTCAAGATCAACTTGTAAATATTGGAATGTCGAGTGGACAAATTCAAGATTTATTAATCAATGGAAGTTATAATGAATCTATATTGCAAAATATCTCTACAGAAAAATTAACAGAAATTTATTCCTTATACAATACACCTGCAGTGGGTGCATCTGGAGCAGTTTATGGTGTTTTAGTAGCCTTCGGAATGTCATTTCCTAATGCTAAATTGGCACTGATATTTTTTCCGGTACCAATAGCAGCAAAATATTTTATTCCCTTAATAATTTTAGGTGATTTATTTTTTGGTGTAACGAAGTATTCAGTTGGAAACATAGCACATTTTGCCCATATTGGTGGTGCATTAATAGGGTTAATAATTATGCTTTTTTGGAGAAATAACCAGTTTAAACGTTGGGATAAATGA
- a CDS encoding rhomboid family protein, which yields MNIIDDIKNAFKTANIVEKIIYINVGLFLITLFTKPFVTNWLALKGNLDVLITQPWTLLTYGFFHGNFIHLFFNLVFLYYIGNLFLSFFTKKQFLNYFILGILAGGIAYLLIKPMGVLVGASAGIMAVLIGLATKIPNYELRLNLIGGVKLWVIALIYILISFAGMDGENSGGNIAHLGGALIGFIYTKQLQKGLDIGKFIENIIDWISNLFKSKPRQPMRTVYKKKNINRTPTRKETTSKQKQIDTILEKISKSGYESLSKEEKDFLFKAGKN from the coding sequence ATGAATATAATTGATGACATAAAAAATGCTTTTAAAACGGCAAATATTGTTGAAAAGATAATTTACATTAATGTCGGATTATTTTTAATTACACTATTTACAAAACCATTTGTGACAAACTGGTTGGCTTTAAAAGGCAATTTAGATGTGTTAATTACACAACCATGGACACTTCTAACTTATGGTTTCTTTCATGGTAATTTTATTCATTTATTTTTCAATTTAGTATTCTTGTATTATATAGGGAATCTATTCTTAAGTTTTTTTACCAAAAAACAATTTTTAAATTATTTTATTTTAGGAATTCTTGCAGGAGGCATTGCCTATCTTCTAATTAAACCAATGGGAGTTTTAGTTGGAGCATCTGCTGGAATAATGGCAGTTTTAATTGGGCTAGCAACTAAAATTCCTAATTATGAATTACGGTTAAACCTTATTGGTGGAGTTAAATTATGGGTAATAGCCTTAATCTATATACTTATTAGTTTTGCTGGTATGGATGGTGAAAACTCTGGTGGTAATATTGCACATTTAGGCGGAGCACTTATTGGATTTATATACACCAAACAATTGCAAAAGGGACTAGATATTGGTAAATTCATTGAAAATATAATCGATTGGATTTCTAATTTATTTAAGTCTAAACCTAGACAACCAATGAGAACTGTTTATAAGAAAAAGAATATCAACAGAACTCCTACACGAAAAGAAACTACTTCTAAACAAAAACAAATTGACACTATCTTGGAAAAAATTAGCAAGTCTGGTTATGAAAGTTTGAGTAAAGAAGAAAAAGACTTTTTATTTAAAGCAGGAAAAAATTAA
- a CDS encoding endonuclease/exonuclease/phosphatase family protein — translation MRNLSWFGKLIFVINSLFATILLLSYLQPYISPILFPQFSILSLAVPGLIIINLLFLIYWLIKLKRQFFLSTIVLIIGFQFLNSFYRISEKKVLLNDDLKIMSYNVRLFNIYKWKKEGKEETVKLVSDFIYEKDPDVICFQEFLSAYNVDFNYKYKFIKKNPNKSISYFGQAIYSKYKIINEGSLNFKSNANNAIFVDIIKDKDTIRVYNVHLESQKLKLNEENFGEKDSEKLLIRFQNNFKQQAQQAEQLVEHESNCKYKTIICGDFNNTAFSWVYHKIKGTKNDAFVEAGKGFGKSYDFYLPARIDFILADKEFEINNFKTYDINYSDHFPIMARLGTKKQL, via the coding sequence ATGCGAAACTTATCATGGTTTGGAAAATTAATTTTTGTGATCAATTCTCTTTTCGCAACAATATTGTTACTCTCCTATTTACAACCTTATATTTCACCAATCTTATTTCCTCAATTTTCAATTTTGAGTTTGGCAGTTCCAGGATTAATTATAATCAATTTATTATTTTTAATTTACTGGTTAATAAAGTTAAAACGTCAATTTTTTCTATCAACTATAGTTCTAATTATAGGTTTTCAATTTCTCAATTCATTTTATAGAATTTCTGAAAAGAAGGTTTTACTAAATGATGATTTGAAAATCATGAGTTATAATGTTCGCCTATTTAACATATACAAATGGAAGAAAGAAGGTAAAGAAGAAACTGTTAAATTAGTTTCAGATTTTATTTATGAAAAAGACCCAGATGTAATTTGTTTTCAAGAATTTTTATCAGCATATAATGTTGATTTTAATTATAAATATAAATTCATTAAGAAAAATCCGAACAAATCTATCTCCTATTTTGGACAAGCAATTTATTCAAAATATAAAATTATAAACGAAGGTTCTCTCAACTTTAAGAGCAATGCAAACAATGCTATTTTTGTTGACATAATTAAAGATAAGGATACTATTAGAGTGTATAATGTACATTTAGAATCTCAAAAGCTTAAATTAAACGAAGAGAATTTTGGGGAAAAAGATTCCGAAAAATTATTAATCCGTTTTCAAAATAATTTCAAACAACAAGCCCAGCAAGCCGAGCAATTGGTTGAACACGAAAGTAACTGTAAGTACAAAACTATAATTTGTGGTGATTTTAATAACACCGCTTTCTCATGGGTATATCACAAAATAAAAGGAACTAAAAATGATGCTTTTGTTGAGGCTGGTAAAGGTTTTGGAAAATCATATGATTTTTACCTGCCAGCAAGAATTGATTTTATCTTAGCTGATAAAGAGTTTGAAATTAATAATTTTAAAACCTACGATATAAACTATTCTGATCATTTTCCAATTATGGCTAGATTAGGAACAAAAAAACAACTATGA
- a CDS encoding aldose 1-epimerase, with amino-acid sequence MKDIIELASPDKNSFAKIENGELISYLKNGEELIHQKGNPGWRSSDTEMFPVIGPTDSNNFKVSTPKGIAIQDQHGLLRELKYSVSSSNDTSAAFEKNYIANTVVKNSKFPNKSTEENLNWPYNFSFQKIYSLTNDSLKIEFKIESEVGMPFMLGYHPAFMLNGNLDEKVISDSTEVSIPKIIEGGSTAFPILNTNQVTLVKTEGQNIKIKTKGFNNFMLWTEVPNMLCIEPITEYPYVGEKMLNSQLFNSSKGAQKFSIYLNPFK; translated from the coding sequence ATGAAAGATATTATTGAATTAGCAAGTCCTGATAAAAATTCATTTGCAAAAATAGAAAATGGCGAACTTATCAGTTATTTAAAAAATGGAGAAGAATTAATTCATCAAAAAGGAAATCCTGGATGGAGAAGTTCTGATACTGAAATGTTTCCAGTAATTGGACCTACTGATTCTAATAATTTTAAAGTATCAACACCAAAAGGGATAGCAATTCAAGATCAACATGGTTTATTGAGAGAACTAAAATATTCAGTTAGTTCATCAAATGATACTTCAGCTGCTTTTGAAAAAAACTATATTGCAAATACCGTTGTCAAAAACTCAAAATTCCCAAATAAATCTACAGAAGAAAACCTAAATTGGCCATACAATTTCTCATTTCAAAAGATTTATTCATTAACTAATGATTCATTAAAAATTGAATTTAAAATTGAATCTGAAGTTGGTATGCCATTTATGTTAGGCTATCATCCAGCATTTATGCTTAATGGTAATCTTGATGAAAAAGTAATATCCGATTCTACAGAAGTTTCTATTCCTAAAATTATTGAAGGTGGTTCAACAGCTTTCCCAATTTTAAATACAAATCAAGTTACTTTAGTAAAAACAGAAGGTCAAAACATCAAAATTAAAACTAAAGGATTTAATAATTTCATGTTGTGGACTGAGGTTCCGAACATGTTATGTATCGAACCTATTACTGAATATCCGTATGTAGGAGAAAAAATGTTAAATAGTCAATTGTTTAATAGTTCAAAGGGCGCTCAAAAATTTTCTATATATTTAAATCCATTTAAATAA
- a CDS encoding DUF2306 domain-containing protein, producing the protein MDYKTLMFVHLWTVVPCFIIGTILLLIKKGTPIHKSFGRIYMILMLFTSIVTLFMPAEVGPRMLNHFGYIHSFSFLTLYTVPTAYIAIKKGNVKAHKRKMIILYFGALIIAGGFTFFPGRYLYNVFFG; encoded by the coding sequence ATGGATTACAAAACATTAATGTTTGTTCATTTATGGACAGTTGTACCTTGTTTTATAATTGGAACTATATTGCTCTTGATTAAAAAAGGGACTCCAATACATAAGTCATTTGGACGTATTTATATGATATTAATGTTGTTTACCTCAATTGTAACTTTGTTTATGCCTGCTGAAGTTGGGCCAAGAATGTTAAATCATTTTGGGTATATACATAGTTTTAGTTTTTTAACATTATATACTGTGCCAACTGCATATATTGCAATTAAAAAAGGTAATGTTAAGGCTCATAAAAGAAAGATGATTATCCTATACTTTGGAGCACTTATTATTGCAGGAGGATTCACTTTTTTTCCAGGAAGATATTTATACAATGTCTTTTTTGGCTAA
- a CDS encoding ABC transporter substrate-binding protein — protein sequence MHKKRKNRIVDYLLLVLGCLLIVSCSKSINKFNDSQVFKYNEHSNILSLDPAYAKDISDIWAVNQLFNGLVQLDENLQVQPDIANSWDISDDGKTYTFNLRQDVKFHKSKLFGKDSTRTVKASDFEYSFNRLVSIKNWTMNYLDAFYATNDSTFVIELEKPFPPFLGLLGMKYCSVVPKEAIDYYGNDFRSNPIGTGPFKFKLWIENTKLVLRKNHHYFEVDNNGESLPYLEAVSVTFLPDKQSEFLQFIQGNIDFLNSIDPSYKDDILTVEGNLNPRYATTVNMISGPYLNTEYLGVFMEDTISPTHSELIRKAINYGFDREKMILYLRNGIGTPAVNGFIPKGLPSFNNMDGYTYQPKKAKELIQQYTFETGNSNPEITITTNGQYVDLCEYIQKELQKIGLTTAIDVIPPSTLRQQKAKGELAMFRASWVADYPDAENYLSLFYSENFTPNGPNYTHFKNEQFDKWYEQSITITNSLKRQELYQKMDSLVMDKAPIVPLYYDEVLRFTRKNIEGLGMNPTNMLSLKKVKKV from the coding sequence ATGCACAAAAAAAGAAAAAATAGAATTGTAGATTATTTGTTACTGGTTTTGGGTTGTTTATTGATTGTAAGTTGTTCAAAGTCAATAAATAAATTTAATGATTCTCAAGTTTTTAAGTATAATGAACATTCAAATATATTATCTCTTGATCCTGCATATGCAAAAGATATATCTGATATATGGGCTGTAAACCAACTATTTAATGGTTTAGTGCAATTAGATGAAAATTTGCAAGTTCAACCTGATATTGCCAATAGTTGGGATATTTCTGATGATGGGAAAACATATACTTTTAATTTAAGACAAGATGTAAAGTTTCATAAAAGTAAATTATTCGGAAAAGATAGTACTCGTACTGTAAAAGCATCAGATTTTGAATATTCTTTCAATCGTCTAGTAAGTATTAAGAATTGGACAATGAATTATTTAGATGCATTTTATGCTACTAATGATTCAACTTTTGTTATTGAATTAGAAAAGCCTTTTCCTCCATTTTTGGGACTTTTAGGTATGAAATATTGTTCAGTAGTTCCTAAAGAAGCTATTGATTATTATGGAAATGATTTTCGTTCAAATCCAATAGGAACAGGTCCTTTTAAATTTAAATTGTGGATAGAAAACACAAAGTTGGTTTTAAGAAAAAACCATCATTATTTTGAAGTTGATAATAATGGGGAGTCATTGCCTTATTTAGAAGCAGTATCAGTTACCTTTTTACCAGATAAACAAAGTGAATTTTTACAATTTATACAAGGAAATATTGATTTTTTAAATAGTATTGATCCGTCTTATAAAGACGATATTTTAACTGTTGAAGGGAATTTAAATCCACGATATGCTACTACTGTAAACATGATTTCAGGTCCTTATTTGAATACAGAATATCTAGGTGTTTTTATGGAAGATACTATATCTCCAACACATTCAGAATTAATTCGAAAGGCAATAAATTATGGTTTTGATAGAGAAAAAATGATTTTGTATTTACGAAATGGAATTGGAACTCCTGCGGTAAATGGTTTTATACCAAAAGGATTACCAAGTTTTAATAATATGGATGGATATACCTATCAGCCAAAAAAAGCAAAAGAATTAATTCAGCAATATACTTTTGAAACTGGAAATTCAAATCCAGAAATAACTATTACAACTAATGGTCAGTATGTCGATTTATGTGAGTATATTCAAAAAGAGTTACAAAAAATTGGTTTGACTACAGCAATTGATGTGATTCCACCATCAACTTTAAGGCAACAAAAAGCCAAAGGAGAATTAGCAATGTTTAGAGCAAGTTGGGTTGCTGATTATCCTGATGCTGAAAATTATTTATCTTTATTTTATAGTGAAAACTTTACGCCTAACGGTCCAAATTACACACATTTTAAAAATGAACAATTTGATAAGTGGTATGAACAATCTATAACAATAACAAATTCATTGAAACGTCAAGAATTATATCAAAAGATGGATAGTTTGGTTATGGATAAAGCCCCAATTGTGCCTTTATATTATGATGAAGTACTACGTTTTACTCGAAAAAATATTGAAGGATTGGGAATGAATCCTACAAACATGTTGAGTTTGAAAAAGGTTAAAAAAGTGTAA